A genomic stretch from Canis lupus baileyi chromosome 3, mCanLup2.hap1, whole genome shotgun sequence includes:
- the LOC140626140 gene encoding olfactory receptor 9S13-like — MKSQLNRNSSGVTEFILLGFRTPPKLQIFLFLVFLLAYVVTVVGNTSMIIVIRMDSRLHTPMYFFLRNLSYLDLCYSTVIAPKTLANFLSHEKKISYNGCAAQFFFFALFVTTEGFLLAVMAYDRFSAICSPFLYPVRMSQQVCVHLVIGSYICGGINSMVQTGFTFSLRFCGENRLDHFFCDVPALIKISCVDTSVNEMVLFILSSLIIVTTTSVILVSYAYILSTVLKIPSTYGRGKTFSTCGSHMATVSLFYGTVFFMYAQPGAISSPGQNKVIAVLYTLIIPMLNPLIYSLRNRDVKDAVRRMLYRK, encoded by the coding sequence ATGAAGAGCCAGCTGAACAGGAATTCCTCAGGAGTGACTGAGTTCATTCTGCTGGGCTTCAGAACCCCTCCGAAGCTGCAGATCTTCTTGTTCTTGGTGTTCTTGCTGGCCTACGTGGTCACTGTGGTGGGAAATACCAGCATGATAATTGTCATCAGGATGGACTCGAGGCTTCATACACCTATGTATTTCTTCCTTAGAAACTTATCCTATTTAGATCTCTGCTACTCTACAGTCATTGCTCCCAAAACTTTAGCCAACTTCCTATCTCATGAAAAGAAGATTTCCTACAATGGCTGTGCAgcccaatttttcttctttgctctgtTTGTCACAACTGAAGGCTTTCTTCTGGCCGTGATGGCATATGATCGCTTCTCAGCCATTTGCTCGCCATTCCTCTATCCTGTCCGTATGTCTCAACAGGTTTGTGTTCATTTAGTAATTGGCTCCTACATCTGTGGAGGCATCAACTCCATGGTCCAGACAGGATTCACCTTCAGCTTGCGTTTCTGTGGAGAAAACCGACTGGACCACTTCTTCTGTGATGTCCCAGCCCTGATCAAGATCTCATGTGTTGACACGTCTGTGAACGAGATGGTGCTATTCATTCTCTCCTCCCTCATCATTGTCACCACCACAAGTGTCATCCTGGTTTCCTATGCTTACATACTCTCCACTGTCCTGAAGATCCCCTCCACCTATGGTAGGGGTAAGACCTTCTCCACCTGTGGCTCCCACATGGCCACGGTGAGTTTGTTCTATGGGACTGTGTTCTTCATGTACGCCCAGCCTGGGGCCATCTCCTCCCCAGGGCAAAACAAGGTCATAGCTGTGCTCTACACACTCATCATCCCAATGCTAAACCCTCTGATATACAGTCTAAGAAACAGAGACGTGAAAGATGCTGTGAGAAGAATGCTGTACAGGAAGTGA